One genomic region from Halobacteriovorax vibrionivorans encodes:
- a CDS encoding acyl-[acyl-carrier-protein] thioesterase: protein MKEAIYKKTYQVSINSVNINKKLGLYGILGYLQDIATVHAEEMGFGLEDMIRDQSFWVLVRQKLRMTRFPGWNEKLEIQTWSREPQGMYAFRDFEIFQDGEKIGDCSTVWMILDGKTRKVKKPDFPLERINPRTDYQLDYIAHKVEPRENFEKVNTIVVRNSDLDLNMHVNNTKYSQWILDSIPIELHKTAKLNEFEINFMAETHLGDDIDIYRARNEEGELNHDIVYKGVRHSDGKTCFLAKILAN, encoded by the coding sequence ATGAAAGAAGCAATATATAAGAAGACCTATCAGGTTAGTATCAATAGCGTTAATATCAACAAGAAGCTAGGCCTCTACGGCATTTTAGGCTATTTGCAGGACATTGCTACAGTTCACGCTGAGGAGATGGGCTTTGGGCTTGAGGATATGATTAGAGACCAGTCTTTTTGGGTTCTTGTAAGACAAAAGCTTCGAATGACGAGATTTCCTGGTTGGAATGAAAAATTGGAAATTCAAACTTGGTCACGCGAGCCTCAGGGGATGTACGCTTTCCGCGATTTTGAAATTTTTCAAGATGGTGAAAAAATAGGGGATTGCTCAACAGTGTGGATGATCCTCGATGGAAAGACCAGAAAAGTTAAGAAGCCAGACTTTCCTTTAGAGAGAATTAATCCCCGCACAGATTATCAATTAGATTATATTGCACACAAGGTAGAGCCTCGTGAAAACTTTGAAAAAGTTAATACGATTGTCGTTAGAAATAGTGATCTTGACCTTAATATGCATGTGAATAATACAAAGTATTCTCAGTGGATCTTAGATTCAATTCCAATTGAATTACATAAAACAGCAAAGCTAAATGAGTTTGAAATTAACTTTATGGCCGAGACTCATCTAGGTGATGATATTGATATTTACCGCGCTCGAAATGAAGAAGGTGAACTTAATCACGATATTGTTTATAAAGGAGTTAGGCACTCGGATGGTAAGACTTGCTTTCTTGCTAAGATCTTAGCTAATTAA
- the recJ gene encoding single-stranded-DNA-specific exonuclease RecJ → MENTTHTSTENTFNLHPVVQRLLNKKGMSHEDIREFLSWDLKALPNFGELIDIDVAANEIIKSLDAGEKIAIYGDYDVDGTTSCALFYQFFQKLNREVELIQPSRFIEGYGLHNCSIDRAIEDGIDLMITVDCGISNVEAAAYAKEKGLKLIITDHHKDGRETMPDAVAVVNPSRRDEPADSDMKPLAGVGVAFAICVEIRKILLARGEDIPSVYDLLQYVAIGTICDLAPLTPMNMKLVRHGMKLIKNTQYEGIKAFFDPTDRSKDVIPSEKLSFNVGPLINSKGRLDHPEIALKLLISKDYNEAREYYHQLVNCNTERKAIQKEVFEEAQQQVIDDIKRGGGDHDISIVYAPHFHEGVIGIVASKLVETFKVPAIVFSDAEDEGVIKASARSAGELDIYHLLNEHRDFFLKFGGHKAAAGLSMKQENYEAFKQSMNEKLRAIPLIQRTVQNFYDLEISPNEIDPALLRGLDALEPYGMGNAKPIFKLKGAMLKSYDLLKDVHVRWNFTSITNQKINLKGISFNYMTKWGALTPNEIFERQADPNCELEVYFTLALNYFNGNKYIQLMVDRIEMN, encoded by the coding sequence ATGGAGAACACAACACACACAAGTACTGAAAATACCTTTAATTTACACCCTGTCGTTCAAAGACTTTTGAACAAGAAAGGCATGTCTCATGAAGATATTCGTGAGTTTCTTTCTTGGGATTTAAAAGCTTTGCCCAATTTTGGGGAGCTCATTGATATTGATGTAGCGGCCAATGAAATTATCAAGTCACTTGATGCAGGTGAAAAGATTGCAATTTACGGTGACTACGATGTGGATGGTACAACTTCATGTGCTCTCTTCTATCAATTCTTTCAAAAATTAAATCGTGAAGTTGAACTCATACAACCATCACGTTTTATTGAAGGCTATGGCCTACATAATTGTTCAATTGATCGTGCTATTGAAGATGGCATTGATCTGATGATCACTGTTGATTGTGGTATCTCCAATGTTGAAGCCGCAGCTTATGCAAAAGAGAAAGGGCTTAAATTAATCATTACAGACCACCATAAAGATGGGCGTGAAACAATGCCAGATGCAGTGGCCGTTGTTAATCCTTCTCGTCGTGATGAACCAGCAGACTCAGACATGAAACCTCTTGCTGGTGTTGGTGTTGCATTTGCAATCTGTGTTGAAATTAGAAAGATCCTTCTTGCACGTGGTGAAGATATTCCTTCAGTTTATGATCTTCTTCAATATGTTGCTATTGGAACGATTTGTGACCTTGCTCCTTTAACTCCAATGAATATGAAGCTTGTTCGTCATGGAATGAAGCTGATTAAAAATACTCAATACGAAGGAATAAAAGCATTCTTCGATCCTACAGATCGTTCAAAAGATGTTATTCCAAGTGAGAAATTATCTTTTAATGTTGGCCCTCTTATTAACTCGAAAGGTCGACTTGATCATCCTGAGATCGCATTAAAACTTTTAATTTCAAAAGATTATAACGAGGCACGTGAGTACTATCACCAACTTGTTAATTGTAATACAGAGAGAAAGGCCATTCAAAAAGAAGTCTTTGAAGAGGCCCAACAACAAGTTATCGATGATATTAAAAGAGGTGGAGGAGATCACGATATCTCCATCGTCTACGCTCCTCATTTTCATGAAGGTGTTATTGGAATTGTCGCTTCAAAACTTGTTGAAACTTTTAAAGTACCTGCCATTGTTTTCAGTGATGCTGAAGATGAAGGTGTTATCAAGGCCTCAGCTCGTTCTGCTGGAGAGCTAGATATTTATCATCTCTTAAATGAGCATCGTGATTTCTTCTTAAAATTTGGAGGCCATAAAGCAGCAGCAGGCCTTTCCATGAAACAAGAAAATTATGAAGCCTTCAAACAATCAATGAATGAAAAGCTTCGCGCTATTCCCCTGATTCAAAGAACGGTACAGAACTTCTATGATCTTGAAATATCACCTAATGAAATCGACCCTGCTCTTCTAAGAGGACTTGATGCCCTTGAGCCTTATGGGATGGGAAATGCAAAGCCTATCTTTAAGCTTAAAGGAGCAATGCTTAAGAGTTATGATCTACTAAAAGATGTGCATGTTCGCTGGAACTTCACTTCAATTACAAATCAGAAAATTAATCTTAAGGGAATTAGCTTTAACTATATGACAAAATGGGGAGCGCTTACGCCAAATGAAATATTTGAGCGCCAAGCAGACCCTAATTGTGAATTAGAAGTCTACTTTACGCTCGCTTTAAATTACTTTAATGGTAATAAGTATATTCAACTGATGGTTGATCGAATTGAGATGAATTAA
- a CDS encoding peptidylprolyl isomerase — MFGLGTKKDSHKEELDRIYANFQTNMGDFKVELYAKECPETVWNFVNLAEGRQKTSAKEGPYYDGLIFHRVISGFVIQGGCPEGSGMGGPGYKFEDECLPELRHEGAGILSMANAGPGTNGSQFFITLGATPHLDGRHTVFGKVIEGMDVVEKIGAVRTGMHDRPMHDIVMEKVTIERP; from the coding sequence ATGTTTGGTTTAGGAACAAAGAAAGATTCTCACAAAGAAGAATTAGATCGTATTTACGCAAACTTCCAGACAAATATGGGAGATTTTAAAGTTGAACTTTATGCAAAGGAATGTCCTGAAACGGTATGGAATTTTGTTAACCTTGCAGAGGGAAGACAGAAGACTTCAGCAAAAGAAGGGCCATATTATGATGGGCTAATTTTCCACCGTGTTATTTCTGGATTTGTTATCCAAGGTGGATGTCCAGAAGGTTCGGGAATGGGTGGACCAGGTTATAAATTTGAAGATGAATGTCTTCCAGAACTTCGTCATGAAGGTGCGGGAATTCTTTCAATGGCAAATGCAGGGCCTGGAACAAATGGCTCTCAATTCTTTATTACACTAGGTGCAACACCACATTTAGATGGACGCCACACTGTTTTTGGTAAAGTGATTGAAGGAATGGATGTTGTGGAGAAGATTGGTGCAGTTCGTACAGGTATGCACGATCGTCCAATGCATGACATCGTTATGGAAAAAGTAACCATTGAGAGACCTTAG
- a CDS encoding PilZ domain-containing protein, with amino-acid sequence MSDNKVINFQAKREENIEKKRRSFERICFNNFMGAYSVIESDGYSYPINMVDISKDGLSFNVPWNEKTDTKIKLGEDLKLKFYFTKGSYIPVIVTIRHSALTEGADGVTYMQYGCEFDKSMHSFKAMEQFINFIYAFSEYSVVDNGEMKSLFI; translated from the coding sequence ATGTCTGACAATAAAGTAATCAACTTCCAAGCTAAAAGAGAAGAAAATATTGAAAAGAAACGTCGTAGTTTTGAGCGTATTTGTTTCAATAATTTTATGGGAGCTTACTCGGTAATTGAGTCAGACGGTTATTCTTATCCTATTAATATGGTTGATATCTCAAAAGATGGACTTTCATTTAATGTTCCATGGAATGAGAAAACAGATACAAAAATTAAGCTAGGGGAAGACCTCAAGCTTAAATTCTACTTCACTAAAGGTTCTTATATTCCTGTAATCGTTACGATTCGTCATAGCGCACTGACAGAGGGAGCTGATGGTGTCACTTATATGCAATATGGTTGTGAGTTTGATAAATCAATGCACTCATTCAAGGCCATGGAGCAGTTCATTAACTTTATCTATGCATTCTCAGAGTATTCAGTAGTGGATAATGGTGAGATGAAGTCACTGTTCATTTAA
- the rsgA gene encoding ribosome small subunit-dependent GTPase A, which yields MSENAIKAKIIRSHQRDFDCLIEGTKDVVKATALGNLLKKGETLVVGDNVCLETIPETGEYLIKEALERKNEIFRVLVRVSKKKVTAANCDYLVILSSAARPKFKRGIVDRFLVRAFQWGVEPIVVFNKMDGYDPEEFDIQYEVLRLKELGVKYFEICALDQNYETQYLKGGMHEFKEALKGKTALFVGQSGVGKSETISCLSDGEVELKTKKVGKVGKGSHTTTWSEIVDLGDFYLIDSPGIRSFSLDDIDPEELIEYFPDLKEISRHCQFSNCTHEPHNKGCAFYSEEYDPDTEEGLMIHSRLESYHLFYSEISETPFWQKKKKYSK from the coding sequence ATGTCAGAAAATGCAATTAAGGCCAAAATTATTCGCTCTCATCAGCGTGACTTCGACTGTCTGATCGAGGGGACGAAGGATGTTGTTAAAGCAACTGCCCTTGGTAACCTTTTGAAGAAAGGGGAGACCTTGGTGGTTGGCGATAATGTTTGTTTAGAGACGATCCCTGAAACGGGTGAGTATCTAATCAAGGAAGCCTTAGAGCGTAAGAATGAGATTTTTAGAGTTCTTGTAAGAGTTTCAAAAAAGAAAGTTACCGCAGCAAATTGTGATTATCTGGTCATACTCTCAAGTGCAGCAAGGCCAAAGTTTAAAAGAGGAATCGTTGATCGCTTCCTTGTAAGAGCATTCCAATGGGGAGTCGAGCCTATCGTCGTCTTTAATAAGATGGATGGTTATGACCCTGAAGAATTTGATATTCAATACGAAGTGCTACGTCTTAAAGAGTTGGGAGTGAAGTACTTTGAGATCTGTGCTCTAGATCAGAATTATGAAACTCAATATCTTAAAGGTGGAATGCACGAGTTTAAAGAAGCTTTAAAGGGCAAGACTGCTCTGTTCGTTGGCCAATCGGGTGTGGGGAAATCGGAGACGATCTCATGTCTTTCAGATGGTGAAGTGGAGTTAAAGACAAAGAAGGTTGGGAAAGTCGGTAAGGGCTCTCACACAACAACTTGGTCTGAAATTGTTGATTTAGGTGACTTCTATCTCATTGATTCACCAGGTATACGTTCATTTTCTTTAGATGATATCGATCCTGAAGAACTAATTGAGTACTTTCCAGACTTAAAAGAGATCTCACGCCACTGCCAATTCTCAAATTGTACCCATGAGCCTCACAATAAGGGCTGTGCCTTTTATTCTGAGGAATATGATCCAGATACTGAAGAGGGATTAATGATTCATTCTCGACTTGAGAGCTATCATTTATTCTATTCCGAGATCTCTGAGACCCCATTTTGGCAAAAGAAGAAAAAATACTCTAAGTGA